The following coding sequences are from one Prochlorococcus sp. MIT 1314 window:
- a CDS encoding ATP-dependent Clp protease ATP-binding subunit, with product MRETLTSSPELFSDISWNLLLLGEETAKKWDHSEFNIEHIIHTLFSSSEFFAFIEKLSIDQDTVLDITEDFLEETPSNESDIFTIGEDLEILLDNANQIKIQWGSRLIEIPHLLIALGRDLRIGNYVFQEGNLSIEKLEEELKFFPNINQSKETGDYKNVIEINNQSNFESTKETLVKEEKSEKAIVPLPKSELQIESKKQVEKDENAISLYGKDLTESAKKGLLDPVIGRENEINNLMRVLCRRNKNNPILIGNPGVGKTSITKLLAQLIVEKKVPDSLKDFKIISLDLGALVSGTKFRGQLEERLSLILQELNNPSQGMILFIDEIHSILSSDRSTADISNILKPLLAEGELRCIGTTTPEKFRETIEKDQALNNCFQKISVNEPSVELSAKILQGIKKKYELHHGIRISEDAVNYSAKLADRYISDKCLPDKAIDLIDEAAAQLKIESNNKPQIILQQENKIYTINEKLNNLLVENIEEKEKLLNMRQQSESKLNFLFDNWNNLRLEMEQLSILLKEEDKLTKKIKDKSNLDIANNFDFLEKLEEELSEIEDEIQKVEGNFKKIKKNRNFPFKYQVEPDDIADVISKITGIPISKVVSNERKKLVNLEKELSEKVIGQEKAIEAVSAAIRRARVGMKSPKRPIGSFLFMGPTGVGKTELAKSLASALFDEEEALLRLDMSEYMEKNAVARLLGAPPGYVGYEEGGQLTEAVRRKPYSVILLDEIEKANTEVFNILLQVLDEGRLTDSQGRTVDFKNTVIIMTSNLAGKVILEYSQKISKSEEKLEKDEQNLENSINNTLSSIFRPEFLNRIDEVVKFDPLSIAELQKIIILQTEDLKKLLLEQKINITIDKKVINKIATDSYEPEYGARPLSRELRRQIENPLAAKLLEDNFKNKKNITIKLNPSKKDEIVFRPS from the coding sequence ATGAGAGAAACTCTTACATCAAGTCCCGAACTTTTTAGCGATATAAGTTGGAATCTTCTTCTATTAGGAGAAGAAACAGCAAAAAAATGGGATCATAGCGAATTTAATATTGAACACATCATTCATACATTGTTTTCATCAAGTGAATTCTTTGCTTTCATTGAAAAATTATCAATAGACCAAGATACAGTCTTAGATATAACAGAAGATTTTTTAGAAGAGACGCCATCAAATGAGTCGGATATTTTTACTATTGGAGAAGATTTAGAAATTTTATTAGATAATGCAAATCAGATTAAAATTCAATGGGGGTCAAGATTAATAGAAATCCCACATTTACTAATAGCTCTTGGAAGAGATTTAAGAATTGGAAATTATGTTTTTCAAGAAGGTAATCTCTCGATTGAAAAATTAGAGGAAGAATTAAAGTTTTTCCCAAATATTAATCAATCGAAAGAGACTGGTGATTATAAGAATGTAATTGAAATCAATAATCAATCTAATTTTGAATCAACCAAAGAGACTTTAGTCAAAGAAGAAAAATCAGAAAAAGCTATTGTTCCATTACCTAAAAGCGAACTTCAAATCGAAAGCAAAAAACAAGTTGAAAAAGATGAAAATGCTATTTCACTTTATGGAAAAGATTTAACAGAATCAGCTAAAAAAGGTTTACTTGATCCTGTTATAGGAAGAGAGAATGAGATCAATAATTTAATGAGGGTGCTCTGCAGAAGGAATAAAAATAATCCCATACTTATCGGTAATCCTGGAGTGGGTAAAACCTCAATTACAAAATTACTTGCACAATTAATTGTAGAAAAAAAAGTTCCTGATTCATTAAAAGACTTTAAAATTATCTCACTCGACTTAGGTGCATTAGTTTCTGGGACAAAATTTAGAGGCCAACTAGAAGAAAGACTAAGCTTAATACTTCAGGAATTAAACAATCCCAGCCAAGGAATGATTTTATTTATTGATGAAATCCACTCAATATTGAGTTCCGACAGATCTACTGCGGATATTAGTAATATCTTAAAACCTTTATTAGCTGAAGGAGAACTAAGATGTATTGGTACAACAACTCCTGAAAAATTTCGTGAAACTATTGAAAAAGACCAAGCATTGAATAATTGCTTTCAAAAGATATCTGTTAATGAACCTTCAGTAGAATTGAGCGCAAAAATACTGCAAGGCATAAAAAAGAAATATGAATTACATCATGGCATTAGGATTTCTGAAGACGCTGTGAATTATTCTGCAAAATTAGCCGACAGATATATCAGCGATAAATGTCTCCCTGATAAAGCAATAGATTTAATTGATGAAGCAGCCGCACAATTAAAAATCGAGTCTAATAACAAGCCTCAAATAATTCTCCAACAAGAAAACAAAATTTATACTATTAATGAAAAACTGAATAATTTGTTAGTTGAAAATATCGAAGAGAAAGAAAAACTATTGAATATGAGGCAACAATCAGAGTCGAAATTGAATTTTCTTTTCGATAATTGGAATAATTTGCGCTTAGAAATGGAACAATTATCTATTTTGTTGAAAGAAGAAGATAAGCTAACCAAAAAAATTAAAGATAAATCAAATCTTGATATTGCAAATAATTTTGATTTTTTAGAAAAGCTTGAGGAAGAATTAAGTGAAATAGAGGATGAAATACAGAAAGTGGAAGGAAACTTTAAAAAAATAAAGAAAAATAGAAATTTCCCATTTAAATATCAAGTTGAACCTGATGATATTGCTGATGTAATCTCAAAAATCACAGGCATTCCAATTTCTAAAGTAGTGTCAAATGAACGTAAGAAATTAGTGAATCTAGAAAAAGAACTAAGTGAAAAAGTTATTGGACAAGAAAAAGCTATAGAAGCTGTTTCCGCTGCAATTAGAAGGGCTCGGGTTGGTATGAAAAGTCCAAAAAGACCTATTGGGTCTTTTTTATTTATGGGTCCCACAGGTGTTGGTAAAACAGAATTAGCAAAATCTCTTGCATCAGCTTTATTTGATGAAGAAGAAGCACTTTTAAGATTAGACATGAGTGAATATATGGAGAAAAACGCAGTAGCAAGACTTTTGGGAGCGCCTCCTGGGTATGTAGGTTATGAAGAGGGAGGACAATTAACTGAAGCTGTAAGACGCAAACCCTACTCAGTAATACTTCTTGATGAGATAGAAAAAGCAAATACAGAAGTTTTTAATATACTTTTACAAGTCTTAGATGAAGGAAGATTAACGGACTCTCAAGGAAGAACAGTTGACTTCAAAAATACCGTAATCATTATGACAAGTAACCTAGCTGGGAAAGTTATACTGGAGTATTCACAAAAGATTTCTAAAAGTGAGGAAAAGTTAGAAAAAGATGAACAAAATCTAGAAAATTCTATTAATAATACATTGTCTTCAATTTTTAGACCAGAATTTTTAAATCGGATTGATGAAGTCGTCAAGTTTGATCCATTATCTATTGCTGAACTTCAAAAAATAATTATTCTACAAACAGAAGATTTAAAAAAACTACTTCTTGAACAGAAAATAAACATAACAATAGACAAAAAAGTTATCAATAAAATTGCAACCGATTCATACGAACCTGAATATGGTGCCAGGCCACTGAGTAGGGAACTCAGAAGACAGATAGAAAATCCCTTAGCTGCAAAACTTTTAGAGGATAACTTTAAAAACAAAAAAAATATAACAATCAAACTTAACCCCTCTAAAAAAGATGAAATTGTTTTCAGACCTAGCTGA